One window from the genome of Streptomyces sp. WZ-12 encodes:
- a CDS encoding MFS transporter has translation MTGPAIRPRASRHTADRDGSGFDRKLIAPMVLGTILNPVNSSMLAVALIPIGQSFGAPPAQTAWLVSALYLATAVGQPVIGRLVDSYGPRLLYLIGTALVGIAGLLGVFAPNLGVLICSRVLLGFGTSAAYPASMFLLRAESDRTGLKSPSGILAALSVCGQVIAVIGPTVGGLLISAGGWHLIFGINVPLSAACLVLGALHLPRLATLKEVSGVRPARRTDVAGMALFAVTLTAFMLFLMDPRVGTWYLPVLGAAAGTAFAVRELRTPEPFVDLRVLRGNAPLLATYGRQLLAYTTTYAFLYGFTQWLEEGRSLSAKAAGLLLLPMSAVAVVITAITGRRAAVRGKLLVGAVVQLVGCAALLFADAASPLWLLALIAAVVGIPQGLNGLANQNALYAQADPARMGSSAGLLRTFTYLGALAASAANAAFFRHGATTDGLHNLGWLLLVAAALFLVASVADRSLHRIGRAGNADADADTDTDTDTDADADADADADADADAGNVGSSPGSREAGR, from the coding sequence ATGACGGGGCCCGCCATACGCCCGCGCGCATCGCGGCACACCGCGGACCGCGACGGATCCGGCTTCGACCGGAAGTTGATCGCGCCGATGGTCCTGGGCACGATCCTGAACCCGGTCAACTCCTCGATGCTCGCCGTGGCCCTGATCCCCATCGGGCAGTCCTTCGGCGCCCCACCCGCGCAGACCGCCTGGCTGGTCTCCGCGCTCTACCTCGCCACCGCCGTCGGCCAACCGGTCATCGGGCGGCTGGTGGACTCCTACGGGCCCCGCCTGCTGTACCTGATCGGCACCGCACTGGTGGGCATCGCCGGCCTGTTGGGGGTGTTCGCCCCGAACTTGGGCGTGCTGATCTGCTCCCGCGTCCTGCTGGGGTTCGGTACGTCGGCGGCCTATCCGGCGTCGATGTTCCTGTTGCGCGCCGAGTCGGACCGCACGGGCCTGAAGAGTCCCAGCGGCATCCTCGCCGCACTGTCCGTCTGCGGCCAGGTCATCGCCGTCATCGGCCCGACCGTCGGTGGACTGCTGATCTCCGCGGGCGGCTGGCATCTGATCTTCGGCATCAACGTGCCGCTGTCCGCCGCCTGTCTGGTGCTGGGCGCGCTGCACCTGCCGCGCCTAGCCACCCTCAAGGAGGTCAGCGGCGTCCGTCCCGCACGGCGGACGGACGTCGCCGGGATGGCACTGTTCGCGGTGACGCTCACCGCCTTCATGCTCTTCCTGATGGACCCGCGGGTGGGCACCTGGTACCTGCCGGTGCTCGGCGCGGCGGCGGGCACCGCGTTCGCCGTGCGGGAACTGCGCACGCCCGAGCCGTTCGTCGACCTCCGGGTCCTGCGCGGCAACGCCCCACTGTTGGCCACCTACGGCCGTCAACTGCTCGCCTACACCACGACCTACGCCTTCCTGTACGGCTTCACTCAGTGGCTGGAGGAGGGGCGCTCGCTCAGCGCCAAAGCGGCGGGATTGCTCCTGCTGCCGATGTCGGCGGTGGCCGTGGTGATCACCGCGATCACCGGCCGGCGCGCCGCGGTGCGCGGCAAACTGCTCGTCGGGGCCGTGGTCCAACTCGTCGGCTGTGCGGCCCTGTTGTTCGCCGACGCGGCGAGCCCCCTGTGGCTGCTGGCGCTCATCGCCGCCGTCGTCGGCATTCCGCAGGGGCTCAACGGCCTGGCCAATCAGAACGCGCTGTACGCCCAGGCCGATCCGGCCCGGATGGGGTCGTCCGCCGGACTGCTGCGCACCTTCACCTACCTCGGTGCGCTCGCGGCCTCGGCCGCCAACGCCGCCTTCTTCCGGCACGGCGCCACGACAGATGGCTTGCACAACCTCGGCTGGCTACTGCTCGTCGCCGCCGCACTGTTCCTGGTGGCGAGCGTCGCCGACCGCTCGCTGCACCGCATCGGTCGGGCCGGGAATGCCGACGCAGACGCTGACACCGACACCGACACCGACACCGATGCTGATGCTGATGCTGATGCTGATGCTGATGCTGATGCTGATGCTGGCAACGTCGGTTCGTCTCCGGGGAGTCGGGAGGCCGGCCGCTGA
- a CDS encoding FAD-dependent oxidoreductase: MTTDNPRIAIIGGGPAGLLCARILQNHGIEPTVYDADDAVDSRDPGGTLDLHADSGQIALEDAGLMDAFRALARLEGQAKSRRDHHGTVLAGFVPDEGDAAAPEIDRGQLRAMLHANVRPGTVRWGHKLLRATPTDRGVHHLEFANGATAEVDLVIGADGAWSAVRPLLTDEVPRYLGVAFLDVRFDDVDARHPAVAALVGDGHLFATDGDGRAVIVQRNSNGVVRGYVAFRARPDWDVRAGLDLADRAAVRTFLLREFGGWSAELHPLLTDNDGDYVPRSFWALPAPLTWDRAPGVTLIGDAAHLMAPFGGHGANLALLDGAELAHALHEEATVEDALARYEATMFPRSGELAVGANTGLERFFATTPSDAPHLPPDHAQEHRNYQASAAEYRRRRAEERTARGR; the protein is encoded by the coding sequence ATGACGACGGACAACCCACGCATCGCGATCATCGGCGGCGGACCCGCCGGGCTGCTCTGCGCGCGCATCCTCCAGAACCACGGCATCGAGCCAACCGTCTACGACGCGGACGACGCCGTGGACTCCCGCGACCCCGGCGGGACGCTCGACCTGCACGCCGACTCCGGCCAGATCGCCCTGGAGGACGCCGGACTGATGGACGCCTTCCGGGCGTTGGCGCGCCTCGAAGGGCAGGCCAAGAGCCGCCGCGACCACCACGGCACCGTGCTCGCCGGGTTCGTCCCCGACGAGGGGGACGCGGCCGCGCCCGAGATCGACCGCGGGCAACTGCGGGCCATGCTGCACGCCAACGTGCGCCCCGGAACCGTCCGTTGGGGCCACAAACTGCTCCGGGCGACACCGACCGACCGCGGGGTGCACCACCTGGAGTTCGCCAACGGCGCGACCGCCGAGGTGGATCTCGTGATCGGGGCCGACGGCGCCTGGTCGGCGGTGCGGCCCCTGTTGACCGATGAGGTGCCGCGCTATCTGGGGGTCGCCTTCCTCGACGTCCGGTTCGACGACGTCGATGCCCGGCATCCCGCGGTCGCCGCGCTCGTCGGCGACGGGCATCTGTTCGCCACCGACGGAGACGGCCGCGCGGTGATCGTCCAACGCAACAGCAACGGCGTGGTCCGCGGCTATGTGGCGTTCCGCGCCCGGCCCGACTGGGACGTCCGGGCCGGCCTGGACCTCGCCGACCGTGCGGCCGTCCGGACCTTTCTGCTAAGGGAGTTCGGCGGCTGGTCAGCAGAGCTGCACCCGCTGCTCACCGACAACGACGGCGACTACGTCCCCCGCTCCTTCTGGGCCCTGCCCGCCCCGTTGACCTGGGACCGCGCCCCCGGCGTCACCCTGATCGGCGATGCCGCCCACCTGATGGCGCCCTTCGGCGGCCACGGCGCCAACCTCGCCCTGCTCGACGGCGCGGAACTCGCACACGCCCTCCATGAGGAGGCCACCGTCGAGGACGCACTCGCCCGCTACGAGGCGACGATGTTCCCCCGCTCCGGAGAACTCGCCGTGGGCGCCAACACCGGGCTGGAACGGTTCTTCGCCACGACCCCGTCGGACGCCCCGCACCTCCCGCCGGACCACGCCCAGGAGCACCGGAACTACCAAGCCAGTGCGGCGGAGTACCGACGCCGACGGGCCGAGGAGCGGACCGCGCGGGGGCGCTGA
- a CDS encoding iron chaperone — MVQSAVKDVDGYLAEVPDERKDALVELRQLCRRELTGFTEVMAYGMPAYERDGVAEIAFASQKQYVSFYLMRSDVREAFAERLAGQDMGKGCLRFRRAQAIDFGLLRDLLRATAARPGTVC, encoded by the coding sequence ATGGTGCAAAGCGCTGTGAAGGATGTGGACGGCTATCTGGCCGAGGTGCCCGATGAGCGTAAGGACGCCCTGGTCGAGCTGCGGCAACTGTGTCGCCGGGAGCTGACAGGCTTCACGGAGGTCATGGCCTACGGTATGCCCGCATATGAGCGCGACGGTGTCGCCGAGATCGCCTTCGCCAGTCAGAAGCAGTACGTCTCGTTCTACCTGATGCGCAGCGATGTGCGTGAGGCGTTCGCCGAACGGCTGGCGGGGCAGGACATGGGCAAGGGATGTCTGCGGTTCCGCCGGGCACAGGCCATCGACTTCGGTCTGCTGCGTGATCTGCTGCGAGCGACGGCGGCCCGGCCCGGCACAGTCTGCTGA
- a CDS encoding TetR/AcrR family transcriptional regulator — translation MTDTASEHAPLGRRERKKAATRQALADAALRLFTERGYDQVGIRDIAEAADVSTTTLFKHFPSKEALVFDEGDEIRAALLAAVRERPAGQSIPRALRDHVLRARLPKGADADPRFVQLLELVDATPALRAYARHMWMQHEIDLAAVIAEESGAPADDPMCRALAHFALEARDLGHGSPDPEAAVNGAFALLERGWSEGRRDAAS, via the coding sequence ATGACCGATACCGCGAGTGAGCACGCACCGCTGGGTCGCCGCGAGCGCAAGAAGGCCGCCACCCGCCAGGCGCTGGCCGATGCCGCCCTGCGGCTCTTCACGGAGCGGGGCTACGACCAGGTCGGCATCCGGGACATCGCGGAGGCCGCCGACGTCTCCACCACCACGCTGTTCAAGCACTTCCCGAGCAAGGAAGCGCTGGTCTTCGACGAGGGCGACGAGATCAGGGCCGCGCTGCTCGCCGCCGTGCGCGAGCGGCCGGCCGGGCAGTCCATTCCCCGCGCGCTGCGCGACCACGTCCTGCGCGCCCGGCTCCCCAAGGGCGCCGACGCCGATCCGCGCTTCGTCCAACTCCTCGAACTCGTCGACGCCACCCCGGCGTTGCGTGCCTACGCGCGGCACATGTGGATGCAGCACGAGATCGATCTGGCCGCGGTGATCGCCGAGGAGAGCGGCGCGCCCGCCGACGACCCGATGTGCCGGGCGCTCGCCCACTTCGCCCTGGAGGCGCGCGACCTCGGCCACGGCAGCCCCGACCCCGAGGCCGCCGTCAACGGCGCCTTCGCCCTGCTCGAACGGGGCTGGTCGGAAGGGCGACGGGACGCGGCAAGCTAG
- a CDS encoding DUF397 domain-containing protein, whose translation MTTETPRWFTSSYSNNGGACVEVATNLVSTRGIVPVRDSKAPEGPHLSLTPSAFAELVAFAKSHG comes from the coding sequence GTGACGACCGAGACCCCCCGCTGGTTCACATCCTCTTACAGCAACAATGGCGGCGCCTGCGTGGAGGTCGCTACCAACCTCGTTTCCACGCGTGGCATCGTCCCCGTCCGCGACAGCAAGGCCCCGGAGGGCCCGCACTTGAGCCTCACGCCTTCGGCGTTCGCCGAGCTCGTCGCCTTCGCCAAGTCGCACGGCTGA
- a CDS encoding helix-turn-helix domain-containing protein, with the protein MVNRKNLKPAESPNAHFGARLRRLRDERGWTQDELGAHMGCSGTHISAVETGRRPPTPHFAARADKALGTGDQLQRQCRVTRGGALLEGFPEFVAHEGHAVEIRLYEVGVIPGLLQTPEYASTLAKSAVKRGAITPDEADERVSLVAKRQKVISRPCAPLILAVLDESCLRRPVGGPAVMRPQLERLVQFAELPDTVLQIAPFDMAEGRPFDLPLYILTLPDRQVATYAESAQRGHLERESASTRRLLTAYHQLQADAHSQAASVAMIEKARKGILS; encoded by the coding sequence ATGGTGAACCGCAAGAACCTCAAGCCCGCCGAGTCGCCCAACGCTCACTTTGGCGCGCGCTTACGCAGGCTGCGGGATGAACGCGGCTGGACTCAGGACGAGCTAGGCGCGCACATGGGGTGCTCCGGCACGCATATTTCCGCCGTCGAAACTGGTCGGCGTCCTCCAACTCCCCACTTTGCGGCACGTGCTGACAAGGCACTTGGTACAGGCGATCAGCTACAGCGGCAGTGCCGTGTGACCCGGGGCGGTGCGCTGCTGGAGGGCTTCCCGGAGTTCGTAGCTCACGAAGGCCACGCAGTAGAGATCCGCCTGTACGAGGTCGGCGTCATCCCTGGACTACTTCAGACTCCGGAGTATGCGTCGACGCTCGCCAAGAGCGCTGTCAAACGTGGAGCGATCACGCCTGACGAAGCCGATGAGCGGGTCTCGCTCGTCGCCAAGCGACAGAAGGTGATTTCCCGGCCCTGTGCGCCCCTGATCCTGGCCGTATTGGACGAGAGCTGCCTACGTAGGCCCGTCGGCGGCCCCGCTGTCATGCGCCCACAGTTGGAGAGGCTGGTCCAGTTCGCCGAACTCCCGGACACTGTCCTCCAGATCGCCCCGTTCGACATGGCGGAAGGGCGACCGTTCGACTTGCCGCTCTACATACTGACGCTTCCGGACCGCCAGGTCGCGACCTACGCCGAGTCTGCGCAACGAGGACATCTTGAACGGGAAAGCGCTTCTACGCGGCGCCTGTTGACGGCATACCATCAACTGCAGGCCGACGCGCATTCCCAGGCGGCTTCCGTGGCCATGATCGAGAAAGCACGAAAGGGCATCCTGTCGTGA
- a CDS encoding VOC family protein codes for MLTVGSVVLGVSDVRRAAAFWTAALGYVPREEIADDWVVLVSAEGTGIPLSLGLSETPVQELPRIHLDLYAGDAADQAAEVERLLSLGAQRVDWAHYPDDADFVVLADTEGNRFCVIDTGRP; via the coding sequence ATGCTGACAGTGGGTTCCGTGGTGCTGGGGGTATCGGACGTACGACGCGCGGCCGCGTTCTGGACCGCGGCGCTGGGATACGTCCCGCGCGAGGAGATAGCCGACGACTGGGTGGTCTTGGTGTCGGCGGAAGGGACCGGCATTCCACTCTCGCTCGGGCTCAGCGAGACGCCCGTGCAGGAGCTTCCGCGGATCCATCTCGACCTCTACGCCGGGGACGCGGCGGATCAGGCCGCCGAGGTCGAGCGCCTGCTCTCCCTGGGCGCCCAACGCGTCGACTGGGCGCACTACCCGGACGACGCCGACTTCGTGGTCCTGGCCGACACCGAGGGCAACCGCTTCTGCGTCATCGACACGGGGCGGCCCTAG